In Sphingobacterium sp. PCS056, the following proteins share a genomic window:
- a CDS encoding conjugal transfer protein TraI has protein sequence MRKYVKMLIISLMMATVMVPVQPVQGATAAFGIFSLVTSAINKAIKAIDLKIQREQNKVIWLQNAQKTLENTLTKLKLKEIGEWTDKQKKQYESYYEELTKVKSIISYYQRIRDVIEKQGLMVQEYGRFWNLLRQDANFTADELDYMEDVYSGILGESLQNIDHISLIVQSFTTKMSDAKRLELINEASNQIDKSYNRLRQFNNQNILLSVQRSKSLSEVESVKRYYGIQQ, from the coding sequence ATGAGAAAGTATGTAAAAATGTTGATCATCAGCTTAATGATGGCAACGGTGATGGTTCCGGTACAACCGGTACAGGGAGCAACGGCGGCGTTCGGTATTTTCAGTTTAGTTACTTCTGCGATCAATAAAGCTATTAAAGCAATTGATCTGAAAATCCAGCGTGAGCAGAACAAAGTTATCTGGTTGCAAAATGCGCAGAAGACATTAGAAAACACATTAACAAAGCTAAAGTTGAAGGAGATCGGGGAATGGACGGATAAGCAAAAAAAACAATATGAGAGTTATTATGAAGAACTCACTAAAGTAAAAAGTATCATCAGTTATTATCAACGGATCAGGGATGTTATCGAAAAGCAAGGTTTGATGGTACAGGAATATGGTCGGTTCTGGAATCTGTTAAGACAGGATGCCAATTTTACGGCAGATGAATTGGACTATATGGAGGACGTGTATTCCGGCATACTTGGCGAGAGCTTACAGAACATTGATCATATCAGTTTGATCGTACAGTCCTTTACCACAAAAATGAGTGATGCAAAAAGATTGGAGCTTATCAACGAAGCTTCCAATCAGATCGATAAAAGTTATAATCGTTTACGCCAGTTTAATAACCAAAATATTCTGTTGAGTGTACAGCGGTCAAAATCACTATCTGAGGTCGAAAGTGTAAAAAGATATTACGGAATTCAACAATAG